DNA sequence from the Nicotiana tomentosiformis chromosome 3, ASM39032v3, whole genome shotgun sequence genome:
acatctacttcctttggaccagattttatgacattcttgcttgaaaatgagcctcaaacttttaaagcagctatgtcatcttctgattcagcattttggaaagaggtagtcaattgtgagattcaatcaattttggataaccatacatgaaAATCAGTTGATCTTCCTCCgaaaaataagcctttaggttcgaaatggatttttaaacggaaaatgaaagctgatggcactattgacaaatataagacaagacttgttgtcaaaggttatagacaaaaggaaagccttgattactttgacacttactcgccagtaacgaggataacatctattagggcgTTAGTGGCACTAAcagccgtgtatggtcttgaaatccatcaaatggatgttaaaacagctttcttaaatggagagttggaggaagagatttacatggaacaacctgagggttttgtggttcctgataaagaaaagaaagtgtgcaaacttgttaagtcgctttatggacttaagcaagcacccaaacaatggcataccaaatttgaccaaacaatgttggcaagtggatttaaaatcaacgagtgtgacaaatgtgtttacattaaaaatactccaggtcatgaagtcattgtttgtttatatgttgatgacatgagCAAAagtatggcagatataaatgctactaaatgcatgttggctagcaaattcgacatgaaagacttaggagccGCTGACGTGATCTTAGAAATCAGAATTCATAAGAGTCCataaggtctagcattatcacagtctcactacattaaaaaagtacttgacaagtttaagtatttggatttcaagattgccaagactccaattgacgtgagctatgcacttcaaaagaatgaaggtgaaagtgactcacaactggactatgtaAGAGTATTgaaaagtttgatgtatatcatgaattgtacgcggtcagatatagcatgtgctattagtaaactgagtcggtttacaagtaatcccaatcacatacattggatggcaatgaaacgttTTGGGATATCTGAAACATACACAAAATTATgttttgcattataacaaatatccctcagtgattgagggatatagtgatgtaaattggatcactggatcatctgaagttaaatccacgagtggatatgttttcacaattgggggtggagcagtgtcttgaaaatcatccaaacaaacgtgcatcgcccgttctacaatggaatctgaattcatagctttagataaggccggtgaagaagctcaATGGCTTCGGAATTTCTTGAAatatattccattttggcccaaacctttggcacctatttgtatacattgtgatagtcaagcggtaaTAGGCAGGGCAGAGAGCGcaatgtataacggaaaatctggtcatatacgacggagacacaataccgttagacaactactctctagtggtgttatcacgattgactacgtaaagtcaagagataacgtgtcggatccacttacaaaaggcctatctagagaggcagttgaaagatcatcaaaggaaATGGGATtaaggcctaggacaagtcatcatggcggtaactctacctagcagactggagatcccaagagctaggttcaaagagatcaaacaaagttatgaataacggttcaacattgtcaaataactcaacccattctcgtgataaagacaatgttcagaaatcgaggtaaagcattaaggctttttgatgagtcaataaagcttaaagctttttaatgatttgctatgtctggcaggatatgatcagatagtgtgtctataggattacacgtttagaaatcacctatgtgagtgtgaagtataagccgcttcaagggatgaaagtaaaggcccattctctaagcactcatgaaaccaggcggtgttcatggctgaaactaACACAACcatgagaaccatagatggttaaggattgattgtgtgacttatgttgtctaggtatacaacaaagctctacggttcaaagatatcaaatctaccgattggcCGAGTATATCCAatataagtttactacggaaagttcaaagggaaatctacttattcatatgcaattaattcttgcatgtaaaacacacacgcgtccgtgcattcctttattttatagtcattccccattcatgttgGGGATTGTTGGGCTTTAAACttggtgtagcttaaagagggtgaatgagaaatggaggaaaaataaaatatttgagttttcctccttagcaaagagacattgtcccatattggagaaaaaaaagacttttgataTGTAtttatacaattgctcttcttctaactcttaaagagttaagaataaGGCAAGCCTCACGCCGTCGCCATCGTCGCTCGCTCGGTTTCGGtttcggtcaaagattgattgattaattttggacaaaattcctttcaattatttatttaattagttaattaattaacgaaaattcaatccggaataacccatgacccgcgatccGGTCCGGTCCGATCTGTTTTCCTTCCCGGATGATTTTAAATCCGTTTGTTGTTTCCCGTAATTTTTTCACCTGTTCCAACAGATATGGTTTTCGAAAgattgcaaaccttttcagaatcAGTGCCAAATggtctataaatatgccttgaatcCCAGAATATTTACTTACTACATTTTCTgactatcttcttcttcttctgcacaatatttttcagtgtgttttacaaccattgagtggttcgccgTTCAccagagtttttggtaccaatacgctggtgagttaaatcgttttatcctgggaggataatattccaacacctcgAGTACTTAAGGACACATTGTGCATTCAGtgagctcgatttattcctatactgttttttcagaatttatttcgttaaactaGTGTTACTAACTTTCtatttttgtttatatatttcagaaagtttaatgatttaatTGTTTATTATATTTTAATAACAAAGATTACACAATTTTTTCTAACATATAGTAAAAGAGCTCAGGCATAATGATAATCTCACTTTTGTTTAGACCTATATATAACTCCTTTATATTTAAGATCTTTCTTCAACAACAGATCATTTGAATCATGCAAGATATATTATAAAGAAGAAGTTCACGTGAGGAAGAGAAAAAGTTGTGTCAATCTTAGTGAGTGAGAAAGCAACAATGTAGGAAAGGccgaagaaaagaagaaaagagaaacTAAAGGGAAAAAAGAATCTGGATTTGTgccgttttcttcttcttcttctttcattttttttcaatttccacCCTGTTTCTTATTCTTCCTTTTTTAAAGCTTATTTTCCATTTCTCTTTCCTTTATCATTAATACATGagaatttgaaaaaaaaacacaaaaaaaggtGTACAATGTAGATTTTACATAATTCAATATATCTTTACACATATAACTGAAATTTTTATGCTAACATGTAGcggaaagaaataaagaaagaggaaaaagagaaaaataaataagaaaaatagtGATAGAATAGCAACTTGATTCTGTAATTGGAAATTTGTGGCCGAACACTTTGAGAAAAGTGTGACGTAACATTGGGATTGTCTTATATATCCTCTATTGTGAATTGCCTTCACATCCTCCATTTTGCATGAATCACATCACTCACATATAAAGAGTGATTAAAGTGAGTAAACTTTTCTTTTGTTCCTTTTAGTACTGGAGAAATGAAAGAGAAATTATATTGGATAAATTATTTATAGTCGTCCTTCAATGAAGAAGTATAATGATGGTGGATATATAACTTTCTATGATGATTTAAAGATTAACTAATTTACCAAAGGAAAAAAGCTTCATAATCTAACGACGAAAATGACAAAGAATTTTACCAAGGATGAACGACAACAAAGTTTTTATCTATATGCTTTACTTTATGTTTGTTACTTTtaccaaaaaatatttattactaTTGCATACATGTAAAGTTATTAAGTATATATAGTTGTAGTCTTAATATAACTTTTTTCTTTTggcctttaaattattttttgggCAACTGATAGTATGACAAGAGTTGGagctaaccaaaaataatattaacatGTATAATTTATTAAACttatgtaaataaaataataaaattcgtTTTTAAAATTCATTAATTTATTTTTGTGACCGCGCGAAGCACGGAAAATTCAATAGTAAATACATAAAGCTTGACTATTTATTTGTATATAAGTGTTCAAATGTATCTCACCCTCACAAGTCACAATGTTCTTCTCAACCGTAGAATGTGATACTGTGTAAAGAATTTGAGTGGCAATGCTATTTCATAACGGATCAGAAAATATAATAAGAATAATGATACATACAAGATCAGCAGTTCTATGATGTAACAAATTATTTTACTCGATATAACTACTCAAACCCGTAAGAGGGGTGAATGTAGTATATATGCAACGAGTTCAAttaaacccataactttcgacgcgaaATTAAAATTTATgcataaaaattcattaaaattgtaaaaacaatagatatgaactcataactttaaaaatataataggttcaattttaaaatttgatTTTAATCTGCCCTCTGCCAGTAAGAAAGCTGTTGAGAGTATTACAGTGAGTATAAGTGTACAACTAAGTCATATCACTATCTAGGCCTAAGAGATAAACATTAACCTATAATAACGCCATTAGCGCAATATTCGTGTTGATTGTCTCCCTTTTTAAATGTATATAAATAATTGGATGGTGAACGAAGTTCTTTAGAAAAGCCTAGAGTATATAGATATTGTAATATCACCAATTAGAAAGCTAGTCTATAAACAATTATTTAGTTGTAATAAGTATAATAAATCTTCCTTTTGGATTATTAGAAAACTTGTACCGTTGAATATAGAAAAGTTGGTCATGCAACAGTTTACCCAAGTGAAGCAGAGCCGGAACCCAAACATATAAATTGTAACCGGACAATCCACATCATATTTTACGTACTCTAAAACTTTATCCCTGTTTAATCTTCAATGCCCAGAACAATATCCCCCTTTTCATCATCTAATTCCCATTCCCCTTCCTTTTGGGACCATTCATATTTTAAACCGGATTTCTTATCCTTTATTAATTCAATCACGTATTTCttgttggtattttggatttgGATGACTATGATGAAGATGAGGGAAACCCATGATTTTTCTCACAGAAACCAATAATGGTGAGAGACAATAGGAACATTAGGCCCGTGCTCTTGAAAATTGGGGTTGTTTTGGTTCTATCTCTTGGTGGGGTTATTTATACCATTTTTAGAACCAAAAGAATCAAGCCTTCTAATTCATTTCCCCCACCGTGCTCTGCaggtaattaatttaattagaGCACCATTTTTAGGTGTTGCTTTGATTTTTGTTTCATCCTTTTCTGGGAGTTCCTTtctaatatttttgaatttgtggttTGAGTTACAGGTGGTGAAAATGGTGAGCTCACAAATGATGATCGCGCCTCCCATGCAACTCCAAGATCACCTTCCTCCCGCAAATCAGTTTCTACTGTGTCAGACAAGCACGTAAGATGGTTGTTCTTTGAATTTTCAAGCATCATAGTTGTTCCTGATGCTTACCCCATTCCAAGTTTTGAGCTAGATACCGATAAAATTTTGCGCAAGAACTTAAGAAAGGATGTAGTTGTTATATCGCTTTGGGTATTAGTTAGAACAGTGGCAATGGAACAATTAATAGTGGTAATAGTTAAGCTTCCGGCGAGTTATTTGATTGTTTTTCCTTTATGGAGAAAACAAGGATGGTCTTTTTCATGTCCTTATTCTTTTTTGTTTGGGACACAAGCTCTCGTGTACAGTAATTCATTGCAATTGAGAGCCTGGAATCCAATGGGGCTTCGTAAAATGTTAAAAGCATCTTAGATTACCTTTTTTGTATCTCTTAGCATTTGTAACTTTGAATTACTTGATCAAAAgaatttccttttattttcagTTTTCCCTCTCTGCTTTTTAGATGTGCTTAATGCACGTCACTCTTTTGGTGATCCAAAAgcatgcaacaacaacaacccagtataatcccacaagttaTGTCACTCTTTTGGTGATCCAAAAGCATGCAACactaacaacccagtataattccacaagtggggtcGGCGGATGATAGGATGTACGCAAATTTGCTACTTTCTAATCTGCTAAATGAAAGAAGCTGTGATGAGCGGAATTATAGTGAATCTTTTTATTTGTTCCTATAACATATGTTGGTTGTTGTCCTACTTGTGAGCTTATCACTTTTTTGCTTTTCTTGCAGGAGGACCTCCATATCGCTAAACTCATTATTGAGAATTCTTCGGGTGTTTCATCTAGCAGTAGTATATTCAGCAACGATAGAGATCGATTATTTCTCCTGCCAGAGTTCAATGAACTTGTAAAGGAACTCCGTTTATCTACCTCAAAGAGCGACATTGAAACACTGATGCAAGATTCACCCAGAGAATATAGAATTGTTGAAATGGTTAACCATGAGCAAGAGATTAAGAGCCTGAAAAATATTGTTAAAACTCTCGAAGAGAGGGAGAGGACTCTAGAAATCCAATTGCTCGAGTATTATGGTCTTAAGGAGCAAGAAACTGCTATCATGGAGCTTCAAAATCAACTAAAAATAAACAATATGGAGGCCAAGCTTTTTGGTCTCAAGATTGAGTCATTGAGCGCAGATAAGATGAGGTTAGAGGCTCAAGTGGCCGATTATGCAAAAGTTGTTTCTGAGCTCGATGCTGCAAAAGTCAAGATAAAGCAACTCAAAAAGAAATTGAGATCAGAAGCTGATCACAGTAAGGAACAGATTTTAACCCTTCAAGAAAAAGTTATGAAGTTGCACGACGAGGAAAAGAAGGCTGTTGAAGCTGAATCCGATGTTCAGTTAAAGCTCCGAAAACTGAAGGATTTGGAGAATCAGGCTGATGAGTTGAAGAAATCTAATCACAGTTTAAGAAAAGAAAATTCAGAACTGGCTCATAGATTAGAATCTGTTCAGATCATTGCTGCTTCTGTGTTGGAAGATGAAGAAGTAATTCTTTTGTTCATGTTACATTTCATTTTCCATATATATGTCTAGTTAGCGTGTACTTATTAAATGATTCTTGCCGCAGACAGAAGCACTGAAGGAAGAAACTCTACGGTTGAGAAAGCAAAATGAAGATTTAGCGAAGGAAGTTGAGCGGCTTCAAGCAGATCGGTGCAATGATGCTGAGGAACTAGTCTATCTCCGATGGATAAACGCTTGCTTGCGGTACGAGCTGAGGAACTTACAGCCTGTTGCAGGAAAAACAATCGCAAGAGACCTCAGTAAAACATTGAGCCCCAAGTCGGAGGAGAAAGCTAAGCAACTAATTCTTGAATATGCAAATAAAGAAAGTCAGGGGGAAAGGGAAATTAATGTTAATGATTTCGATTCTGATTGGTCATCCTCTCGAACATCCTTTCTTACAGACTCTGGTGAATTTGATGACACTTCTACTGATAATTTATCACCCCGTAAGACTTCAGGCAAAAAGAAGGTGTTTAGTAAGCTTATGAGATTACTGCGGGGAAAGGATAGACGTCTTAGTCGGAGTTCTTCCATGGACATGGTGCACAATGTTGAAGATAATGTGGCAAGACATTCTAGTTATTCTCCAGGGTACAGTTCTGGTTCATCCAAACAATTTCTGGAGTTACATTCGGCGTCTCAAAGTTCAAGGAGCGACAAAGGAGAAAATAACAACTATTCGATAGATAGTACGAGAAATAGTGATGGGGGTTCGTCGTCAGGTTCAGGAAGATTGGATTATATCTCAAATCGTCTGACTGATTCACCTCAAGAAAATATAACTAAAAATGAGTCAGAAAAAGTCCAGAAAACCGACTTAGTGAAATATGCAGAAGTGTTAAAAGGGTCTCGTTCTAAAGCTGGATTTTGCAGGAGATCAGCATCTGTTAGTTCCTTCTAACATTTGTGTAAATAAAGTTTATACCAGTTTTCTCAAACGGTTACTATTTTCCTTCTATGTTTCCCCGACCTTCTTAGCCTTCTTGATTTGAGGTAAAAAAAGGTTCAGAAGTTGCATGGTTTACCTTCCCAATCAAATTTTGCGTGTGAACAGAGGGATGTTGTGGCAACAAATTTCTCAAATCTAAACAGCTCAGTGAATGTTGGGTTTCTAAGCTCTGTGATCAGGCCAAAGCTGAGATGTTAGGACCTTCATTTATTTAGGGGAGTATCTTTGGTGGGTATTACAAGATTTAAGTAAGAGGTATACAGTAATTCAAAAACTTGAAAAAGTttgatcatattttgagttgaatTTGTAATTCGAAGTTACTGGGTCCAAACAAGATGGGGGTAAAGCTTTGCTCTTTCAATTGGGTCCAAGCTGCTGGATCACCATACATTTCTGTTAACAGAAGCAGAAGAATTAAAAGTAATGTTATTGGATTAATTCATTCCAGGAAAGAACGAAACAACTATTTTGTAATACTAGCAATGTCGAACTCAACAAACCGTAGGTTAAATCACAACGAACAATTTTTGTAGTATCGAAGATCTGAGATATTACATCGAGTATTGAAGCCTTTTGAAAGGATTAAAGTAgtcttattttaattaaaaaatatatttttaaaaatttagttTAATTAAACATGAGGTTTTTTCATTTCTTTACACAGTACGCTCAATCTATTCATTTTTTCTTATTTGTAGTTTAGTAAAAGGGCAGCCTGATGAGTAAGCTCCCGCTACGTGCGGGGTCTGGGGAAGGACCAGACCACAAGAGTTTATTGTACGCAGTTTTACCCTGTATTTTTGTAAAAAACTGTTTCCACGGCTCAAACCCGTGACTTCTTGGTcatatggcagcaactttacTAGTTATACCAAGGTTCCCCTTCAAATATTTTGTAGTTTAGTGAATCAGTTTATTTATAGATTTATTCATTCAACACTTTTAATTATTTCTAGTTTTAAGTTTTGTTTTGTTGTTTAGTCCATATATAGTTGTAGTATTTTAGCACTACTAGTCTTTAGGTACACGCGTTGCGCGTGTACTCgtattaataaatataaattttggattgaaaattatttgagttattgtaacaaaatttaaagaaaggtataagttttttaaaataatagttatTGTGTCCTATTTATCTAATTACTCAATTTAGGAAGAAAGTTTGCACTATGTATCTTCCTATAAATAAGCAGTATTAATTATGAGTGTGCTTTTATTTTAGAACTCATATATTACATATTTAACTACAATTTTTATATACTTTTACTTATGTATGGTACATGACTTTCGTAAAAGTTCAAATATTTACATTAGTGCTCAATTTGATGTGTTTATTTCGATTGAAGTGGTAGaatcaaaataaaatttaaaattttaatattagGACTTCCTATCTAATTTTCATTAGGAAAGATTCAGTAAATAAAATTTAGTTGATTGCAAAGTCCTAAGAATTAGGGAAATAATTAAATAttcttaggaaaataattaaatgactattttatctagaGTTAAACTTATTAAAAAGGTTAAAAAGGCAAATGACATTTCACTAAGAGACTTTGTGTTTTTAATATTGTGCTAGTTTTAGGATACGCGCTTGCCATGGATCCTATATCAATaagtataaaattttaaaaaactataTAAGTATTTTTAAGCTATGCATACTTAACGTGCAATTGTTAAATGtcatttcaaaagtatttctaaaaTTCGATGTTGAGTTAAAGAGTATTAATAGAATATGACAATATTAATTAGCACACTCCGTTACCTTTGCAAACACGGAATCTACAATTACACGCCTTTGTAAAATTGTCCAAATCTTAGAtaaatttaaagttttaaatattaaGCAAGAAATttgtaattttagatttttaaatATTAAGAATTTTTACCTAAATAAAATAATTGGAAATATTTAATTGCCAATAAACTTTAGCTAACCTAACTCCTAAATAAAGGAGGGTTTTTGTTTAAACTATTAGAGATGTAAGATGCATAATTCTTGCATTTCAATTTTCAAAACCATAATAAGAGTCTAAAAAGAAAAGATGTTTCGTTAAACAACTATTGAAAAAGAGCcaaaatttgttttttttttttttttttactattggAGACGTAAGTTGTGCATATCACAATGCTAAATTATACATTTCATAtttcaaaattctaaatattagaaatTTTATCATGAAAAAGTATTATGGTTATGTTATTGTTCAGTGTTCAGTTAAGGAAATGATTTATACAAGGTAAAGTTATAGTGAAAagtaaagtcctaaatattaggaattcTTACATAGTTTAAACACGGaaagaattaataataaaatattttaattatttttgaaatattaaaCATTAGGAAAATAATCTAATTACTATTTTATCCAATATGAATTGTACTTTTAAAGGAAAAAAGGCGAATACCCTAGTCCTAATACCCTAGTCTCAGGGTATGCGCGTTACGCATGTTCCCCACGTCAATaagtaaataatttttaaaaactcaCATAAGTATTATATTAAACAATATCTTTGagttataataaaaataaaatatataactttcTAAAAGTATATATGTTGATCCCAAATCCAACCCAATGAAAGTCCTTAAGTTTTGTAAGAGTATCTTATGAAATTTTTTGTTACTTTTATGCCTTAATATCGAACAAACAAGTAAACAAATTACTTTTATCACGACGAGGTTGGCCTGTAACTcctataaaatttaataagtgaAAATTTAAGTTTTAAAATGACTATTATTGAGTAAATAATTTACaataataaactaatatataaaaatatgtggAGTTGTCATTTGCTAGAATATctgcaaaaagaaaagaaaaataattaacaataactcatttagaatatattttatcttttattatttcatACTCATTGTTCAAGTTTTCATACGTcatagaaaaataattattgattatatattattttacaaTTATTGACTAAATTCTGTACATTTATAGATGACGTTTGCAAGTCAAAATAATTATTGAGTTAGTTAGcacaaataattatattatacaTCCAAAATCTATGAGACATGAGCATAATGCGAGGCAATATACATCAAAATAAGCCTACATTAAGCCGAATATCATGATTTCCCCCCCCAAAGATTCCCCATAGGAGGTAatattgtgtaacgacccgaccggtcattttgaatatttttcacttcgctcggttgtttgagagtatgagtagctccgtatgatatactttgacttgtgtgaatcgtcggttttgggtcgcaggtatttcagaatcgaattggaagaaagaattttattgttgaagctttaaattgggagagttgaccaaaatttgactctttagcatttgacctcggattagaattctgatggttccgttagctctgttaggtgattttggacttaggagtgcatccgaaatgtgatttggagatccgtggtagaattaggcttgaattggagaaattagaaatttggcgatttcggtcggcagtggaaaatttgatatcggggtcagaataaaattttggaagttggagtaggtttgtagtgtcatttgtggtgtgtgtgcataatttgaggtcattcggacgtggtttagttggttttggcatcgattgccgaatttggaaatttagaagttcttaggcttgaatccgagggtaatttgatgatttgatattgttttgagtgattcgaaggttcgactaagttggtatattgatatatgatttgttggtatttttggttgaggtctcgaggacctcggagtgattccgggtggttaacggatttgtcgaagttggaaaatgctgctgaagctgctgctactgctatttttgtacctgcggaagaaagagtcgcaggtgcgaggccgctggtgcgcgtggggagtgcgcaagCGCGGGCAATGCTAAGCTAGGTAggtttcgcaggtgcgagttgtAGGTCTCATCTGCGAGCTCGTAGGTgtgaaacctggggcgcagatgcggaaagggggatgctgggcatgcttcgcagaagcggaggaaacacGCAGGTACGCCTTCGCAGGCACGGggttttgggccgcagatgcggaaggtgggctcctaagtgagttccgcacctgcgatggatttttccgcaggtgcggtggcacAGAAGCGTGAAAGTTTCCGCAGGTGGAAAAACCTGGGcaaaaaccataaatagaacccttcgcgaatttggttcatttccaccattttcaagtcggtttttggagcttttggagggatttgtgaagggtgattcaagggctatcagtgaggtaagttgcttgagccctaatactcgtatatatggtgatttttcgttgtttaatcattgtaattagtaaaaatgaggggttagggcttggaatttttggagagtaatttaaggatttggaggaccaaacgatgtcggattttgatgaatttggtatggttaggttcgtgagtgaatgagctttctagttttgtgaattttgttggatttcgagacgtaggcccggaggccgggtttgagccaatttcgggttttggtctaattttgtatcttttcttgtggaattcattctattaacgcgtattgatggtattgtactgattttgaatagatttggagcatttggaggccgagtccaaaggcaagagcattgcggggtagagatttgaccggtttgaggtaagtgacgaTTGTAAatttagtcctgagggtatgaaaccccggatttcgcaTCAtcctactattttgaagtgacgcacatgctaggtgacgggcgtgtgggcgtgcactgttggggattgtgacttggtccgtcctgtagcaattgtaaagttgcatattttatggaaattatatgatacttatatgttttagaaagaatttctgtaaattggactgaatgccatgtttgggccttgcgttagtgctgtttggacccttaggggccttttcttataatcctctcattgttttcgattgaaaatctatactcagtcatgtttatacttgtttaccgcataactcagtttttgtgactctattttgatgcatataaatgttttaggccgaatgccctattgtactgaaatgcccgagtggcttgagaggtttatgtcTGAGTGAGGCGgggggcttgatttgtgaggatatttatgggatcgggctgtacgccgcagcatgttgatatcggccgagggcctgattgtgaggatgagtgtggatcggggctgcccgcctgcaacatactttattattatagcacgtgagttgtccgtgcagattatagcgcttgggctgaaggagcccctccggagtctgtacacacccctagtgagcgcaagtacctactgagtgcgagtgc
Encoded proteins:
- the LOC104092095 gene encoding protein CHUP1, chloroplastic — its product is MVRDNRNIRPVLLKIGVVLVLSLGGVIYTIFRTKRIKPSNSFPPPCSAGGENGELTNDDRASHATPRSPSSRKSVSTVSDKHEDLHIAKLIIENSSGVSSSSSIFSNDRDRLFLLPEFNELVKELRLSTSKSDIETLMQDSPREYRIVEMVNHEQEIKSLKNIVKTLEERERTLEIQLLEYYGLKEQETAIMELQNQLKINNMEAKLFGLKIESLSADKMRLEAQVADYAKVVSELDAAKVKIKQLKKKLRSEADHSKEQILTLQEKVMKLHDEEKKAVEAESDVQLKLRKLKDLENQADELKKSNHSLRKENSELAHRLESVQIIAASVLEDEETEALKEETLRLRKQNEDLAKEVERLQADRCNDAEELVYLRWINACLRYELRNLQPVAGKTIARDLSKTLSPKSEEKAKQLILEYANKESQGEREINVNDFDSDWSSSRTSFLTDSGEFDDTSTDNLSPRKTSGKKKVFSKLMRLLRGKDRRLSRSSSMDMVHNVEDNVARHSSYSPGYSSGSSKQFLELHSASQSSRSDKGENNNYSIDSTRNSDGGSSSGSGRLDYISNRLTDSPQENITKNESEKVQKTDLVKYAEVLKGSRSKAGFCRRSASVSSF